A part of Alphaproteobacteria bacterium genomic DNA contains:
- a CDS encoding argininosuccinate synthase encodes MTRNVKKVVLAYSGGLDTSVILKWLQETYDCEVVAFTADIGQGEELEPAREKAELLGVGEIYIEDLREEFVRDFVFPMFRANALYEGQYLLGTSIARPLIAKRQIEIAAETGADAVAHGATGKGNDQVRFELTCYALNPDITIIAPWREWELSSREELIAFAEKHQIPIPKDSRGEAPFSQDANLLHISCEGKALEDPAQEAGEYVYSRSVAPEAAPDEPTYVEIEFAAGDAVAVDGQRLSPAALLTRLNELGGANGVGRLDLVENRFVGMKSRGIYETPGGTVLLAAHRGIESITLDRGAAHLKDELMPRYAELVYNGFWYAPEREMLQALIDRSQERVNGLVRLKLYKGSASVVGRSSPDSLYSLEHVTFEEDQVYDQRDAEGFIKLNALRLRLLNRRG; translated from the coding sequence ATGACCCGTAACGTCAAGAAAGTCGTGCTGGCCTATTCGGGCGGGCTCGACACCTCGGTCATCCTGAAATGGCTGCAGGAAACCTACGACTGCGAAGTCGTCGCCTTCACCGCCGACATCGGCCAGGGCGAGGAGCTCGAGCCGGCCCGGGAGAAGGCCGAGTTGCTGGGCGTCGGCGAGATCTACATCGAGGATCTGCGCGAGGAATTCGTGCGCGACTTCGTCTTCCCCATGTTCCGCGCCAACGCGCTCTACGAGGGCCAGTACCTCTTGGGCACCTCGATCGCCCGGCCGCTGATCGCCAAGCGCCAGATCGAGATCGCCGCCGAGACCGGCGCCGACGCGGTGGCCCACGGCGCCACCGGCAAGGGCAACGACCAGGTGCGCTTCGAGCTCACCTGTTATGCCCTCAACCCCGACATCACCATCATCGCGCCCTGGCGGGAGTGGGAGCTCTCCTCGCGCGAGGAATTGATCGCCTTCGCCGAAAAGCACCAGATCCCCATCCCCAAGGACAGCCGCGGCGAGGCGCCCTTTTCGCAAGACGCCAACCTGCTGCACATCTCCTGCGAGGGCAAAGCGCTGGAGGACCCGGCCCAGGAGGCCGGGGAATACGTCTACAGCCGCTCGGTGGCGCCCGAGGCGGCACCCGATGAGCCGACCTACGTAGAGATCGAATTCGCCGCCGGCGATGCCGTGGCGGTGGATGGCCAGCGGCTCAGCCCGGCGGCGCTGCTGACCCGGCTCAACGAGCTCGGCGGGGCCAACGGCGTCGGCCGGCTTGATCTGGTGGAGAACCGCTTCGTCGGCATGAAGTCGCGCGGTATCTACGAGACGCCGGGCGGCACCGTGCTGCTGGCGGCGCACCGCGGCATCGAGAGCATCACGCTCGACCGCGGCGCGGCGCACCTCAAGGACGAGCTCATGCCGCGCTACGCCGAACTGGTCTACAACGGCTTCTGGTATGCGCCGGAGCGCGAGATGCTGCAGGCGCTCATTGACCGGAGCCAGGAGCGCGTCAACGGTTTGGTCCGGCTCAAGCTCTACAAGGGCAGCGCCAGCGTGGTCGGCCGCTCGTCGCCGGATTCGCTCTACAGCCTCGAACACGTCACCTTCGAGGAAGATCAGGTCTACGACCAGCGCGATGCCGAGGGCTTTATCAAGTTGAATGCGCTGCGCTTAAGGCTGCTCAATCGGCGGGGGTAG
- a CDS encoding VOC family protein yields MRLRQFVFVAENLDPAVEEIGSVLGLEVCYNDPGVGEFELENALLAIGGNFLEVVAPKQEGTTAGRYLERRGGNGGYMVIVQCDDALPHRERVNAMGIRDVWRHDGPTAFATHFHPADVGGAILSLDSMATGPEYHDEIATWEWAGPKWPEHVLTNVTSAMVGLDVQSDDPAGLAATWAQVLDRPVLDETSHGPRIALDNATLRFVKDQDGRGPGVGGLILSPQNRPAIMAEAERRGLKTGDNTFMLCGMRVRLA; encoded by the coding sequence ATGCGCTTGCGTCAATTCGTTTTCGTGGCCGAAAACCTCGACCCCGCCGTCGAGGAGATCGGCTCGGTGCTCGGCCTCGAGGTCTGCTACAACGACCCCGGCGTCGGCGAGTTCGAGCTCGAGAACGCGCTGCTGGCGATCGGCGGCAATTTTCTCGAGGTGGTGGCGCCCAAGCAGGAAGGCACCACGGCCGGGCGCTATCTCGAGCGCCGCGGCGGCAACGGCGGCTACATGGTCATCGTGCAGTGCGACGACGCGCTGCCCCATCGCGAGCGCGTCAACGCCATGGGCATCCGCGACGTCTGGCGCCACGACGGGCCCACGGCCTTCGCCACGCATTTCCACCCGGCCGACGTCGGCGGCGCTATTTTGTCCCTCGATTCGATGGCCACGGGCCCCGAGTACCACGACGAAATTGCGACCTGGGAATGGGCCGGCCCCAAGTGGCCCGAGCACGTCCTGACCAACGTCACCAGCGCCATGGTGGGCCTGGATGTGCAAAGCGACGACCCGGCCGGCCTGGCCGCCACCTGGGCCCAGGTGCTCGACCGGCCGGTACTTGACGAAACCAGCCACGGCCCCCGCATCGCGCTCGACAACGCCACGCTCCGCTTCGTCAAGGACCAGGACGGCCGCGGCCCCGGCGTCGGCGGCCTCATCCTCAGCCCGCAAAACCGCCCCGCCATCATGGCCGAGGCCGAACGCCGCGGCCTCAAGACCGGCGACAACACATTCATGCTCTGCGGCATGCGGGTGCGGTTGGCGTAG
- a CDS encoding NADPH:quinone oxidoreductase family protein translates to MKAVMCTEWGGPDKLTVGEAPEPELGPGEVRIGVKAAGVNFGDTLLIQGSYQVKPDFPFVPGMEAAGDVLEVGEGVDGIKPGDRVVGSTSLGAYAEQAVCKAASVVTLPAKMDYVTAASFPVAYGTSHVGLDYRAGLKEGETLLVTGAAGGVGLTAVEIGAQMGARVIAAASSPEKLAVCAARGAAELIDYSKEDLRQRVKELTDGRGADVVYDPVGGEAFDAAMRSIAWEGRIVIIGFASGQWNQVKTNIVMVKNVSVIGFYWGSYAIHKPEIAGRSMRQLVDWYEAGRLDPHVSHTLPLDEVAQALDLIISRKSTGKVVIEVS, encoded by the coding sequence ATGAAAGCGGTGATGTGCACGGAATGGGGCGGGCCCGACAAGCTGACCGTCGGTGAGGCGCCCGAGCCCGAGCTGGGCCCCGGCGAGGTGCGCATCGGCGTCAAGGCCGCGGGCGTCAACTTCGGCGATACCCTGCTGATTCAGGGCAGCTACCAGGTCAAGCCCGATTTTCCCTTCGTGCCCGGCATGGAGGCGGCGGGCGACGTGCTGGAGGTCGGCGAGGGTGTCGACGGCATCAAACCCGGCGACCGCGTGGTCGGCTCCACCAGCCTGGGCGCCTATGCCGAACAGGCGGTCTGCAAGGCCGCCTCGGTGGTGACGCTGCCGGCCAAGATGGACTACGTCACGGCGGCCTCGTTTCCCGTCGCCTACGGCACCAGCCACGTCGGCCTCGACTACCGGGCCGGGCTCAAAGAGGGCGAGACGCTGCTGGTAACGGGCGCGGCCGGCGGCGTCGGCCTGACGGCGGTGGAGATCGGGGCCCAGATGGGGGCCCGGGTGATCGCCGCCGCCTCGTCACCGGAGAAACTGGCGGTCTGTGCCGCGCGCGGCGCTGCTGAGCTGATCGACTACAGCAAGGAGGACTTGCGCCAAAGGGTGAAGGAGCTGACCGACGGCCGGGGCGCCGACGTGGTCTACGATCCCGTAGGCGGCGAGGCCTTCGACGCCGCCATGCGCTCTATCGCCTGGGAGGGCCGTATCGTCATCATCGGCTTCGCCAGCGGCCAATGGAACCAGGTCAAGACCAACATCGTGATGGTAAAGAATGTCTCGGTTATCGGCTTCTACTGGGGCTCCTACGCCATCCATAAGCCCGAGATCGCCGGCCGTTCGATGCGCCAGCTGGTGGACTGGTACGAGGCCGGCCGGCTCGACCCCCACGTCAGCCACACGCTCCCCCTCGACGAGGTGGCCCAGGCCTTGGATCTCATCATCAGCCGCAAGTCGACCGGCAAGGTAGTGATCGAGGTGAGCTGA
- a CDS encoding mismatch-specific DNA-glycosylase → MKVTEVLPDVLGPGLKIVICGSAAGTASARAGAYYAGPGNRFWWILAHSGLTARQLAPHEFALLPSFGIGLTDLAKRQSGPDASLGPGADDPAALAAKIARWAPRALAFNGKRAAQAFLDRAVDYGRFENAASGPNGCPSGGTALFVLPSTSGAARRYWDEAPWLELAAFVKNGHGEKT, encoded by the coding sequence ATGAAGGTGACCGAGGTTCTCCCCGACGTCCTGGGCCCCGGTCTCAAAATCGTCATTTGCGGCTCCGCCGCCGGCACCGCCTCGGCCCGGGCCGGTGCCTACTACGCCGGGCCGGGCAACCGTTTCTGGTGGATCCTGGCCCACTCGGGCCTCACCGCACGCCAGCTCGCGCCCCACGAATTCGCCCTGCTGCCGAGCTTCGGTATCGGCCTCACCGACCTGGCGAAACGGCAAAGCGGCCCCGACGCCTCGCTCGGCCCCGGCGCCGACGACCCGGCCGCGCTGGCCGCCAAGATTGCCCGCTGGGCGCCGCGGGCGCTGGCCTTCAACGGCAAACGGGCGGCCCAGGCCTTTCTTGATCGGGCGGTCGACTACGGCAGATTCGAAAACGCCGCGAGCGGCCCCAATGGTTGTCCCAGTGGCGGCACGGCGCTTTTTGTGCTTCCTTCGACCTCGGGCGCGGCCCGGCGCTACTGGGACGAGGCGCCCTGGCTGGAACTGGCGGCCTTTGTCAAAAATGGGCACGGAGAGAAGACATGA
- a CDS encoding DJ-1/PfpI family protein: MKIAILVYPGMTALDAVGPYEVLAQLRGAEVSFVGRQRGPVTCDTGALTLLAEKSIDEVPLADVLLVPGGPGDQRARADERLLSWLRAIHAGSRWTTSVCTGSLILGAAGVLEGLEATTHWLRLEALADYGAKPVAARFVEAGKVITAAGVSAGIDMALHLAAREAGERVAQAIQLSLEYDPQPPFACGAPQKAPEALVEAVSGAFDGIMAERMAKLEQAGS, from the coding sequence ATGAAAATAGCCATCCTGGTCTACCCGGGCATGACGGCGCTGGATGCCGTCGGGCCCTACGAGGTGCTGGCCCAGTTGCGCGGTGCCGAGGTCAGCTTCGTGGGCCGCCAGCGGGGGCCGGTAACCTGCGATACCGGGGCACTCACGCTGCTGGCGGAAAAAAGCATCGACGAGGTGCCGCTGGCCGATGTGCTGCTGGTGCCCGGCGGCCCCGGCGACCAACGCGCCAGGGCCGACGAACGTCTGTTGAGCTGGCTGCGCGCCATCCACGCCGGCAGCCGCTGGACCACCTCGGTCTGCACCGGCTCGCTGATCCTCGGTGCCGCGGGCGTACTCGAAGGTCTCGAGGCGACGACGCACTGGCTGCGCCTCGAGGCTTTGGCCGACTATGGCGCCAAACCGGTGGCCGCACGCTTCGTCGAAGCGGGCAAGGTGATCACCGCCGCCGGCGTCTCGGCCGGCATCGACATGGCGCTCCACCTGGCCGCCCGTGAGGCCGGCGAACGCGTCGCCCAGGCCATCCAGTTGAGCCTGGAATACGACCCCCAGCCGCCCTTTGCCTGCGGCGCGCCTCAGAAGGCCCCCGAGGCCCTGGTCGAGGCCGTCAGCGGTGCCTTCGACGGCATCATGGCGGAGCGTATGGCCAAGCTGGAGCAAGCCGGTTCCTGA
- the rlmN gene encoding 23S rRNA (adenine(2503)-C(2))-methyltransferase RlmN translates to MSDAARQQHIDQPPGNLDLSGMTRPELTAALAGLGVPERALSMRTSQLWHWLYYRGVTDLGAMSNVSKEMRARLAGAAHIGRPRLVASQTSADGTQKWLLELADGARLESVYIPQQNRGTLCVSSQVGCTLNCRFCHTGTQPLVRNLSSAEIVGQVLLARDQLGEWPTPTLERRLISNVVVMGMGEPLYNYDNVAQALAVIMDGDGISISRRRQTLSTAGVVPAMDRAGRELGVLLAVSLHAVSDDLRDELVPLNRKYPIKDLLAACRRYPGSSNARRITFEYVMLKGLNDSPADARALCRLIAGIPAKINLIPFNPWPGAPYECPDWPVIERFGEIVNRAGYASPIRLPRGRDIMAACGQLKSASQRAGRQPRPAGAVSYTAPRSGRETGT, encoded by the coding sequence ATGTCAGACGCCGCTCGCCAGCAGCACATCGACCAGCCCCCGGGGAATCTCGACCTGAGCGGCATGACGCGGCCCGAGCTGACAGCGGCGCTGGCCGGCCTGGGCGTGCCCGAGCGCGCGCTCAGCATGCGCACGAGCCAACTCTGGCATTGGCTCTACTACCGCGGCGTCACCGATCTTGGCGCCATGAGCAACGTCTCGAAGGAGATGCGCGCCCGCCTGGCCGGTGCCGCGCACATCGGCCGGCCGCGCCTGGTGGCCAGCCAGACCTCGGCCGACGGCACGCAAAAGTGGCTCTTGGAGCTGGCCGACGGGGCGCGCCTCGAAAGCGTCTATATCCCGCAGCAAAACCGCGGCACGCTCTGCGTCTCCAGCCAGGTCGGCTGCACCCTCAATTGCCGCTTTTGCCATACCGGCACCCAGCCGCTGGTGCGAAATTTGTCTTCGGCCGAGATCGTCGGCCAGGTGTTGCTGGCCCGCGATCAGCTTGGCGAGTGGCCGACGCCGACGCTGGAGCGGCGCCTGATTTCAAACGTCGTGGTCATGGGCATGGGCGAGCCCTTGTACAACTACGACAACGTGGCCCAGGCGCTGGCCGTGATCATGGACGGCGACGGCATTTCCATCTCGCGCCGCCGGCAGACGTTGTCGACGGCCGGCGTGGTGCCGGCCATGGACCGGGCCGGGCGCGAGCTTGGCGTGCTGCTGGCGGTGTCGCTGCACGCCGTCAGCGACGACTTGCGTGACGAGCTGGTGCCGCTTAACCGCAAATATCCCATCAAGGATTTGCTGGCGGCCTGCCGGCGCTATCCCGGCTCCTCCAATGCGCGCCGCATCACCTTCGAATACGTCATGCTCAAGGGCCTCAACGACAGCCCGGCCGATGCCCGGGCGCTCTGCCGCCTGATTGCCGGCATTCCGGCCAAGATCAACCTGATCCCCTTCAACCCCTGGCCCGGCGCGCCCTACGAATGCCCCGACTGGCCGGTCATCGAGCGCTTCGGCGAGATCGTCAACCGGGCCGGCTACGCCTCGCCCATCCGCCTGCCCCGGGGCCGCGACATCATGGCGGCTTGCGGCCAGCTCAAGTCGGCCAGCCAGCGGGCTGGCCGCCAACCACGCCCCGCCGGGGCCGTCAGCTATACTGCGCCACGATCTGGCAGGGAAACCGGAACATGA
- the folD gene encoding bifunctional methylenetetrahydrofolate dehydrogenase/methenyltetrahydrofolate cyclohydrolase FolD yields the protein MNDTAAATATVIDGKAFAAGLRQRIGAAVAEVKASHGLTPGLAVVVLGQDPASEVYTRNKAKQTVEAGMNSFKFDLPAETTEAELLARVAELNADASVHGILVQLPLPDQIDEHAVVNAIDPAKDVDGFHVINTGRLATGQDAMVPCTPRGCLMLLHDTLGELKGLRALVLGRSNIVGKPMAALLLAQHCTVTMAHSRTRDLAQECRRADILVAAVGQPEMVRGDWIKPGATVIDVGVNRIDAGEGKTRLVGDVAYAEAAQVAGAITPVPGGVGPMTIAVLLSNTLIAACRQHGVAVPEV from the coding sequence ATGAACGACACCGCCGCCGCCACTGCCACCGTTATCGACGGCAAGGCCTTCGCCGCCGGCCTGCGCCAACGCATCGGCGCGGCCGTGGCCGAGGTCAAGGCGAGCCACGGGCTCACCCCGGGGCTGGCCGTGGTGGTGCTGGGCCAGGATCCGGCCAGCGAGGTCTACACCCGCAACAAGGCCAAGCAGACCGTCGAGGCCGGCATGAATTCCTTCAAGTTCGACCTGCCGGCCGAGACCACCGAGGCCGAACTGCTGGCCCGTGTGGCCGAGCTCAACGCCGACGCGTCCGTGCACGGAATTTTGGTGCAACTGCCGCTGCCCGACCAGATCGACGAGCACGCCGTGGTCAACGCCATCGATCCGGCCAAGGACGTCGACGGCTTCCACGTCATCAACACGGGCCGCCTGGCCACCGGCCAGGACGCCATGGTGCCGTGTACGCCCAGGGGCTGCTTGATGCTGCTGCACGACACCCTGGGCGAGCTCAAGGGCTTGCGGGCGCTGGTGCTGGGGCGTTCCAACATCGTCGGCAAGCCCATGGCGGCGCTGCTGCTGGCCCAACACTGCACCGTCACCATGGCGCATTCGCGCACCCGGGATCTGGCCCAGGAATGCCGCCGCGCCGATATCCTGGTGGCCGCCGTGGGCCAGCCCGAGATGGTGCGCGGCGACTGGATCAAGCCCGGCGCCACGGTCATCGACGTGGGCGTCAACCGCATCGACGCGGGCGAAGGCAAAACCCGGCTGGTGGGCGACGTGGCGTACGCCGAGGCAGCCCAGGTGGCCGGCGCCATCACGCCGGTGCCCGGCGGCGTCGGCCCCATGACCATCGCCGTGCTGCTCTCGAACACGCTGATCGCCGCCTGCCGCCAGCACGGCGTCGCGGTGCCGGAAGTCTGA
- a CDS encoding invasion associated locus B family protein, translated as MNRTLASLLVAGLVLAAQAATVAGALAAPKPKLLGEYRRWDAFVYTENKAKVCFIQADPVDKAPKNVRRGQVYVLVTHRPKEKALHVVSFYTGYNYKKGSSVKVKIGDNKFTLFTEADTAWNEDAKGDDAMIRAMIKGHTMIVKGRSSRGTLTTDRYSLAGFTAAHRAANRACKVKFK; from the coding sequence ATGAATCGCACCCTCGCCTCTCTGCTGGTCGCCGGCCTGGTGCTTGCCGCCCAGGCGGCCACCGTCGCCGGCGCCCTGGCCGCGCCCAAGCCCAAGCTGCTGGGCGAATACCGGCGCTGGGATGCCTTCGTCTACACCGAGAACAAGGCCAAAGTCTGTTTCATCCAGGCCGACCCGGTCGACAAGGCACCCAAGAACGTGCGCCGCGGCCAGGTCTACGTGCTGGTCACCCACCGGCCCAAGGAGAAGGCGCTGCACGTGGTCAGCTTCTACACCGGCTACAACTACAAGAAGGGCTCGAGCGTCAAGGTCAAGATCGGCGACAACAAGTTCACCCTCTTCACCGAGGCCGACACGGCCTGGAACGAAGACGCCAAGGGCGATGACGCCATGATCAGGGCCATGATCAAGGGCCACACCATGATCGTGAAGGGCCGCTCGAGCCGCGGCACGCTGACCACCGACCGCTATTCGCTGGCCGGTTTCACCGCTGCCCACCGAGCCGCCAATCGGGCCTGCAAGGTCAAGTTCAAGTAG
- a CDS encoding (Fe-S)-binding protein, which yields MTDYAAHLAEAASAIAERCTACGDCLRVCPVAAEIELPKERAESISAGLKQLSESGAGDQEAESWVEACDGTGACLAACPEGLNVRRWMWLNRLKLRSRDPEPGAESAARRFRGMAKAVRLLAGLQMPDEIFERINRGSDPPADVTFYTGCNVLRTPQLLLGAIDILETLGVSFALIGGTPNCCGILQFAGGDVATSDRIAGHTYQRFRELGGKTVLSWCPTCHVQFGDNRHDFEEAGFAMDHFTEFLAARLEALGAAFVKPVPARVLLHEHAGLPAVNAAVRRLLSAIPELELLPSQAEYVGYACGSLGRNFPERQARQHAALAEAAKATGADTVVSIYHSCHRQLAAARAEHPFEARNYTELLAEALGLEPRRDLYKEIRLAGGIRAVLGDELDDDQVAFLESQILPEPGFKGPA from the coding sequence GTGACCGACTACGCCGCCCACCTGGCCGAGGCCGCCAGCGCCATCGCCGAACGCTGCACGGCCTGCGGTGACTGTCTGCGGGTTTGCCCGGTGGCGGCCGAGATCGAATTGCCCAAGGAACGGGCGGAAAGCATCAGCGCCGGCCTCAAGCAGCTCAGCGAAAGCGGCGCCGGCGATCAAGAGGCCGAATCCTGGGTCGAGGCTTGCGACGGCACGGGCGCCTGCTTGGCGGCCTGCCCCGAGGGCCTCAACGTGCGGCGCTGGATGTGGCTGAACCGGCTCAAGCTGCGGAGCCGAGACCCCGAACCCGGCGCCGAAAGCGCGGCCCGGCGTTTCCGCGGCATGGCCAAGGCGGTGCGCCTGCTGGCCGGCCTGCAGATGCCGGACGAGATCTTCGAGCGCATCAACCGGGGCAGCGACCCGCCGGCGGACGTGACCTTCTATACCGGCTGCAACGTCTTGCGCACGCCGCAGCTGCTGCTCGGCGCCATCGACATTCTGGAGACGCTCGGCGTCTCCTTTGCCCTGATCGGCGGCACCCCCAACTGCTGCGGCATATTGCAGTTCGCCGGCGGCGATGTCGCCACCTCGGACCGCATCGCCGGCCACACCTACCAACGCTTCCGCGAGCTCGGCGGCAAGACGGTGCTGTCCTGGTGCCCGACCTGCCACGTGCAGTTCGGCGACAACCGCCACGACTTCGAAGAGGCGGGGTTCGCGATGGACCACTTCACGGAATTCCTGGCCGCCCGCCTGGAGGCCCTCGGGGCGGCTTTCGTAAAGCCCGTGCCGGCCCGCGTGCTGCTGCACGAGCACGCCGGCCTGCCCGCCGTCAACGCCGCCGTGCGCCGCCTGCTGAGCGCCATCCCCGAACTCGAACTGCTGCCCAGCCAGGCCGAGTATGTGGGTTATGCCTGCGGCTCGCTGGGGCGCAATTTCCCCGAGCGCCAGGCCCGCCAGCACGCCGCCCTGGCCGAGGCAGCAAAGGCCACGGGCGCCGACACGGTGGTCAGCATCTACCATAGCTGCCACCGCCAGCTCGCCGCCGCCCGCGCCGAACACCCGTTCGAGGCGCGCAACTACACCGAGCTTCTGGCCGAGGCTCTTGGTCTCGAGCCCCGCCGCGACCTCTACAAGGAGATCCGCCTGGCCGGCGGCATTCGGGCTGTGTTGGGCGACGAGTTGGACGACGACCAGGTGGCTTTCCTGGAATCCCAGATCCTGCCCGAGCCCGGCTTCAAAGGCCCGGCCTGA
- a CDS encoding RNA methyltransferase — MRGYFGIGVERFSKPANAGNLFRTAHAFGAGFLFTIASDINPGNIASDTSESWREVPFYSFASPTAMELPQGCSLVGVELSDQAVELPSFRHPRSAAYVLGAERYSLSPELVERCHHVVRIPTRFSLNVATAGAIVMYDRLIAQGRFAGRPVALGGAPQELAPHVRGEPVRRRRGPA, encoded by the coding sequence ATGCGCGGCTACTTCGGCATCGGCGTCGAACGTTTCAGCAAGCCGGCCAACGCCGGCAACCTGTTTCGCACGGCCCATGCCTTCGGCGCCGGGTTTCTCTTTACCATCGCCAGCGACATAAATCCCGGCAACATTGCCTCCGACACCAGCGAAAGCTGGCGCGAGGTACCTTTCTACAGCTTCGCCTCGCCGACGGCGATGGAGCTGCCCCAGGGCTGCAGCCTGGTCGGCGTCGAGCTCAGCGACCAAGCGGTCGAGTTGCCCAGCTTCCGCCACCCCCGCTCCGCCGCCTACGTTTTGGGGGCCGAGCGCTATTCGTTGTCGCCCGAACTGGTCGAGCGCTGCCACCACGTGGTGCGCATCCCCACCCGCTTCAGCCTCAACGTGGCCACCGCCGGTGCCATCGTCATGTACGACCGGCTCATCGCCCAGGGCCGCTTTGCCGGCCGCCCGGTGGCGCTGGGCGGGGCGCCGCAGGAGCTTGCGCCCCATGTCCGTGGCGAGCCGGTGCGCCGCCGCCGCGGGCCCGCTTGA
- a CDS encoding asparaginase, translating into MTKPANPLAVEVLRGPLVESRHRVAAAVADANGPRAAWGDADAAVFPRSAVKPLQVLALIESGAAEACGASEAEIALACSSHSGEPRHLAALSAWLERLGLSAADLECGAHAPLGGAAPAELTPLHNNCSGKHTAMLATARHLGEPLAGYVAADHPVQRRVRGLLGELAGCDLAAAPSAIDGCSIPTFGLPLAALARAFARFSSGDGTPPRRQAALARVRRAMAAHPFMVAGTGRFCTALNEATSGRVLVKTGAEGVMVAALPEAGLGLALKADDGASRAAEVAMVALLRHLGQLSDPLSPALAALAEPILKNWRGLETGVIRGAAGWPE; encoded by the coding sequence ATGACCAAGCCTGCCAACCCCCTGGCCGTCGAAGTGCTGCGCGGCCCCTTGGTCGAAAGCCGCCACCGGGTGGCGGCGGCGGTGGCCGATGCCAACGGCCCGCGGGCCGCCTGGGGCGACGCGGACGCCGCCGTCTTCCCGCGCAGCGCCGTCAAGCCGCTGCAGGTACTGGCCCTGATCGAAAGCGGCGCCGCCGAGGCATGTGGTGCCAGCGAGGCCGAGATTGCGCTGGCCTGCTCCTCGCACAGCGGCGAGCCCCGCCACCTGGCAGCCTTAAGCGCCTGGCTCGAACGCCTGGGGCTGAGTGCCGCCGACCTCGAATGCGGCGCCCATGCGCCGCTCGGTGGCGCGGCGCCGGCGGAACTCACACCGCTGCACAACAACTGCTCGGGCAAGCACACCGCCATGCTGGCCACGGCCCGCCACCTGGGTGAGCCGCTGGCCGGCTACGTCGCCGCCGACCACCCCGTGCAGCGCCGGGTCCGCGGCCTGCTGGGCGAGCTGGCCGGTTGCGATCTGGCCGCCGCGCCCAGCGCCATCGACGGCTGCTCGATCCCCACTTTCGGGCTACCGCTGGCCGCCCTGGCACGGGCCTTCGCCCGCTTCTCCAGCGGCGACGGGACGCCACCGCGGCGCCAGGCGGCGCTGGCCCGGGTGCGGCGCGCCATGGCGGCGCATCCCTTCATGGTGGCCGGCACGGGACGTTTCTGTACCGCCCTCAATGAGGCCACTTCGGGCCGCGTGCTGGTCAAGACCGGGGCCGAGGGGGTGATGGTGGCGGCCCTGCCCGAGGCCGGGCTGGGCCTGGCACTGAAGGCCGACGACGGCGCCTCGCGGGCGGCCGAAGTGGCCATGGTGGCGTTGCTCAGGCACTTGGGCCAACTGAGCGATCCCCTGTCACCGGCGCTGGCGGCTCTTGCCGAACCGATCCTGAAGAACTGGCGCGGCCTGGAAACAGGTGTTATCCGAGGCGCGGCCGGCTGGCCCGAATGA